The Xanthobacter flavus genome includes a window with the following:
- a CDS encoding DUF2783 domain-containing protein, whose translation MLDHTTRAGHGGPRLVLTPNIPDPDGFYEELIERQRHLTEEEAQDMNCRLILILANHIGVRTVLSEALTAATA comes from the coding sequence ATGCTGGATCACACCACCCGCGCCGGCCACGGCGGGCCCCGCCTCGTCCTCACCCCCAACATTCCCGACCCGGACGGCTTCTATGAGGAGCTGATTGAGCGCCAGCGCCACCTCACGGAGGAGGAGGCGCAGGACATGAATTGCCGCCTCATCCTCATCCTCGCCAACCATATCGGCGTGCGGACAGTGCTGAGCGAAGCCCTGACGGCGGCGACGGCGTAG